Genomic window (Alligator mississippiensis isolate rAllMis1 chromosome 4, rAllMis1, whole genome shotgun sequence):
CTTCATCCACTCAGccagttactttgtcaaagaagatcaAGTTGTATGTTACAACTTGTTCTAACAAATTCATGCTAGTTGCTAGTAATGAGCTTTTCTTCCTCCAAATATTTGCAAATCTACTTCTTTATAATTTGCTCCAGTAATGTCCTGGGTATTGGAGTCAGGCCAAGCCATCCACACAGTTCCCCAGGCCATCCGTTGAGGACCTTCTGTAACGTTCTCAAGCATTTTTGCATTTTCCAGAAGCTCCTTGAACTGCAAGTCAATGCTCACTTTCTGCCCTGGATAATTCAGTTCAGGCACACAAAGGTCTGTATTCTAACTCATTCTTCCCAGTGGTTGAATGTAAAACTAGCTACATAGCGGAATTCACTGAAAACATATTTAGATCTGAAGTTTgttactttgttgttttttgtttttttttaatgtcctacATAAACCTAATTTATACTCATTTCAAAATGTCACTTATACAGCTGTAATGAAGTAGAGATGCTGTTTCCTAAGTAGGCCAACCTtggacattttattttttcttaaagccaAAACACCTGTGGTtgtttggctttttaaaaatagagGATAAAACCACAGTGGTCGGAAGTGTGCTCCTTCTGAGAGTCCttctgccagttctttcagcgCCTTGGTATAAAGATTTGCCAGACCCTACTTACAAATTCATTTAAACTAATCAAAAGCTCTCATGCTCCCTTTAGTTACCGTGACTCTTGGCCTTTTCCCTTTGTCTGTGTTATTTTTGTTAGCTGCCCGGTTGCAGCTTAGCTTTCCTTtgtgagggctggggcacagtaGCTGGTGAGCAACCTTGCCTTCTGTGTTTTCTGTTAACTGTTCATCCAGACTTAGCAGGGGACCCGCAGCTTCTTTGGTGACAGACTTTATAGAGCCCCCTTTGGTCCTTAACTTCCCTTGTTATGTGTAACTCCATTTGTATCTCTGCTtccctgattttgtccctgcaagttCTTGCTCTTTTTTGGTATGCCTCCTTAGCGACTTGCCCTTCCTTCCAggttttccttttgattttgaTGAAGCTCATTGTGTTAGCCACATTGTTCCTCTGCCATCCTTGTGTTTCCATTGTGTTGGAGTAGTTCTTTGTTGAATTTCCAATACTATGCGCTTCTTGGACCTCTTCATCCTTCAGCCTGTCTACCTTTGGGACCTTAGCTATTGTTTCTCTGGGTTGGTTGGAATCCACTCTTTTCAAATGTAGTATCTTAGTTCTGCTAACCTCACGCTTTCCTTGTCTTTAGAATCATGAATTCTCTCATATCATGATAATTTCCTCCCAGGTTTTCCATCACCTTCATGTTCTTGATGAATTCTGTCCTAATTGTACTTTGGATCCCAGCTTCTCCAGTGTCTTCCTCTTCTGGAAAAATGCTTTTAATAAGTATAATAGGTAATATTTTTGAAATTGACTTTagtaaaattatttatattagaTTGAACTTGAGTAACATTAAGTGTAGTTCTGTGTAGTGATCCTGTGTATCACCTTGCAGCTATTGCTTTTCACCTCAGTGGCACTTGTGTTTCAGTGGCAAAATACATTATTGCTTCTGCTGTAGTAGTGCCCCAGAAAGGCCCATTGTAATAAGTAGTgtttagaaaaaaatagtttcttcTTTGAGAACTTAATTTTAATACAAGACACAGCAAATAGATGTTGTTTAATGAGAGTAACTGTAGTGAATCCATGCAATTACATAGACCATTTTAAGTGCACAACATATTGATTGCAAATAACTTTAAAGTATTGTTTGTTCATGCTCTTGGCCTAGTTGGTATCTGGGATTAAAAGTGCTAAAGAAACCTCAGATAGAATCTTAGAGAGAATATATATAtgacaggtagttgggtttttttaaattggctATCAAAGGGAGCAAGGCATCAATGATCTTTGTTTCATTCCAGTGCATTTTCGGTATGTGGTGTTCCATCCTTTTCTGGACGAGATTCTGATCGGGAATATTAAAAGCTGTAGTCAGGATGGAGTTCACGGTAAACTCAACTTCTGACATCGGGGGCACCATAGCTGTCAGGCACTGGGTTAATTCAGAACTGTAAAAATGAGATTGATTTTGTTGGACTATGAAGTTTTAGCATCCTGAATCACTGTTCCTAATTTGGCTTGGCTCAGTAGAGGCTAAATGCCATCTGATGGGAACCTGCAGTGATCTGATTTCAATACGAGTTTCAGCTTGGCCGCAAGGTTTTGCCCAGACCCTTTATTTGGTTGCCTATTTGATTGTTTTAGAAGAATTTGATAACTGATATTTATAGATGGGTGAGCACATTGCAAACTAGGACATGGGTTTACTTTGCTATCTGGATTTCAGACAGTTGGGCTTTTATAACTCACTTGTTTTAAAAGGGGTATTATCAGCTTACTTTACATATTGGTGCAAAGTCTCTTGCCTACCATAAATTGCATATAAAACCTCAGATCACTTTGTGCATCTGAAGAGTTAgtggaaaataatttttgtttataTTGTGGATTTGACAGCACTTCAGAGACCCACACACCAGTAGAGGGGAGAAATTCCCCTAAAAATAGGAATTTGAATTTATAGAGATGTAAATTTACTGGGAAAGTTGGGGTAGGGTACAATAACTGCTATTGttttgctgtaaaaaaaaaagcaaaatagaaaAAATGAATCTTGAGTTGATGTTGTGTCTCGCATTTAATGTGCTCCATCACCCATgacagaataattgcattttTAATCTGTTTCTTCATTTTGCAGTTTCTCTTGGGTTCTTTGATGATATCATCATCCCTCCAGAGTCTCTGCAGCAGCCTACTAAATTGTATCCTCTGACCAACAGTGACTCATGTAGAATAAAGGAGGAAGGTGACTGCAGTAGTTCCAGTTCCTCACATCCCATACTGTTTTATGAAGACTCGACAACAGTAGCTAGTGTCATGCCAGGTGGTGGGCATGTGAGATCAACTGCTAGACAACTAACCCCCTATGGGGTCACAGCCAGTAGGACTCTGCCACCTGCTAGAAGTGAATAGTAAAGTCCCTCTAGCAGCTGGATTCTAACTCCATCTTAAATTGTCTCCAGTCTTGTGTGTCTCCCACTCCATATGAAGCACCTAAACAGGGGCAGGACTCTGGGAGTATTCTTTTTTGATCCAATTTCAAGTGACTAGTTTATGCTTTGAAGCGTGAGCACTGTGTGCCATCAAGATAAAAGGCCCAGATACTTGGAATTTGTATAGACAGTACTGAAAGTAGTGTGGTGCACTTTAAGAAATAGCTGTAAAATGGTGAATCCCAAGATTCAAACTAAGGGTTGTAAGAGAATTTGGTCACATCACAGTGAGATTAGACCACTGTGTTCTCACAATCACTATTTACCTGCCTTGACTGTTGACCTAACCAGTGATGAAGCAGAGCAGGTGTGGGTATGGGAATATGAGACTGAAGAAGGAGCACATGACCTGTACATGGACATTGGGGAGGAGATCCGCTTCCGGGTAGTGGATGAGACCTTTGTTGACACatcccctacaggcccaagctcTGCAGAGACCTCCACTTCGGGTGCCACAGAAGAAGTCCAGAAGAAGGAGGCACCCTACACTCTTGTGGTAACTAAGCATAAATCATACAGCACCATAGCCCTGCTTGGTATTTGCAGAGAATGCCCCTTTCCCAGGGAGCTTATGGCCTTAAGTTGGACATATGGCAGGGAGAATGACAAACTGGAAATCACTGACAAAGTGAGCTTGGTCACTTGTGCGTTTGGTGTGTTTCTTCAGTGTAGTAGGCTTCAGCTGGGGTGGAGCTCAGAACTTGAAGGCTGATTCCCAAGTAGGGCACTCAGAGGAGGGGTAAGAGATCTGGAGCAAGGACCTGATGCGCATAATTGGAGAATGATGTACACCTAGTGTTGCACAGTAACCAAATGACTCCTCCCCAGAAGAGCTTGTGATCTAAAGGGCTGAATGAGGGCAACACAGGATGCATAAGGAAGGCAAAATGCTCAACTACTTTTGATGCTTCCTTAAACTGGCTCTTGTCAGTGATGAAATGTGTTGGCCATGGGTGcaagaaatgaggcagaaaaggTGGGAAGAGACTCTTTGAAGCGACCTGTCCACCAAGCATTAGAAATGAGGTTGGAACATAAAAGTTCAGTGTGAGCATGGCTCTGACTGGGAGATGACTCCAGTAGACAACTcatgggggaggtgggcagggtaGAAGGTGGCTGTATCTGAATTTTTCCCCAACTAATCCAGATGGGTGAAGTGTTCAGTCCTGGCCAGTCATAAATGTTAATTTCTTATTATGTCTCTTGACAGGGATCAATCAGTGAGCCAGGACTCGGCCTTCTCTCATGGTGGACAAACAGTTAACAGACAGAACCTGCCCTGCAGG
Coding sequences:
- the POLR3H gene encoding DNA-directed RNA polymerase III subunit RPC8 isoform X1; this encodes MFVLVEMTDTVRIPPWQFERKLNDSIAEELNKKLANKVVYNVGLCICLYDITKLEDSYIFPGDGASHTKVHFRYVVFHPFLDEILIGNIKSCSQDGVHVSLGFFDDIIIPPESLQQPTKFDEAEQVWVWEYETEEGAHDLYMDIGEEIRFRVVDETFVDTSPTGPSSAETSTSGATEEVQKKEAPYTLVGSISEPGLGLLSWWTNS
- the POLR3H gene encoding DNA-directed RNA polymerase III subunit RPC8 isoform X2; this translates as MFVLVEMTDTVRIPPWQFERKLNDSIAEELNKKLANKVVYNVGLCICLYDITKLEDSYIFPGDGASHTKVSLGFFDDIIIPPESLQQPTKFDEAEQVWVWEYETEEGAHDLYMDIGEEIRFRVVDETFVDTSPTGPSSAETSTSGATEEVQKKEAPYTLVGSISEPGLGLLSWWTNS